GACGAGTTCCTCCAATGGTGGTATAGTTGTACTGAATACTAATACAGGGGATGCGCGATTTGTATTACATCAGTCTCCCTCCGTAAAATCAGATACTGCATATCACTTTGCTATAGCAGGAAGAGAGCTGACTAAAGCAGATGGCAGTATACCAAAGATTAACTCAGATGGTATCGCATTATCTCCCGATAAGGCATGGCTATATTATAAACCACTTACTGATAATAGACTCTATCGTATCAGCACTTCCCTGCTTCGTGACTTTTCTTCTCCACTCCAGAAAATAAACAACAGTGTTGAAGACCTTGGTAAATTCATAACCACTGATGGGATGGAATTTGATAAAGAAGGCAATCTGTATCTAGGAGACCTGGAAAAAAGTAGTATTGTAAAGATTACACCCGATCTAAAAATGCATACGATAGTAACAGACACGGCCCTTCTTTCCTGGCCTGACAGCTATAGTATCTCTGCTGACGGCTATCTGTATATTTCAGCTTCACAGATCGCACGTATGCCGTGGTTCAATGATAACAAGAGTCGTACGGTATATCCTTATAAAATTTTCAGACTGAAATTGTAGATGTCAAACCACTGTGTCTCTTTGCACATGTAAACCGCCTGCAGCTGCCAATCAAAGAAATTACAA
The DNA window shown above is from Chitinophaga agri and carries:
- a CDS encoding L-dopachrome tautomerase-related protein, with protein sequence MKNTLTIYITFFALLLVSCVNKSGSLSNTIDSTTTSTGPGAQLEEVFADSTYQLTGVAVSPDGRLFTNYPYWLDTHRYSVAEVIDGKPVPYPDSTWNSFKKGDNGENKFVCVQAVVTDENGYLWIVDAAGIGLGPVYQHSNKVVKINLATNSIERIYRFPESVTDNDSYINDIRVDNAKGFAYMTSSSNGGIVVLNTNTGDARFVLHQSPSVKSDTAYHFAIAGRELTKADGSIPKINSDGIALSPDKAWLYYKPLTDNRLYRISTSLLRDFSSPLQKINNSVEDLGKFITTDGMEFDKEGNLYLGDLEKSSIVKITPDLKMHTIVTDTALLSWPDSYSISADGYLYISASQIARMPWFNDNKSRTVYPYKIFRLKL